One window of the Candoia aspera isolate rCanAsp1 chromosome 16, rCanAsp1.hap2, whole genome shotgun sequence genome contains the following:
- the SET gene encoding protein SET isoform X3 codes for MSAPAAKVTKKELNSNHDGADEISDKEQQEAIEHIDEVQNEIDRLNEQASEEILKVEQKYNKLRQPFFQKRSELIAKIPNFWVTTFVNHPQVSALLGEEDEEALHYLIRVEVTEFEDIKSGYRIDFYFDENPYFENKMLSKEFHLNESGDPSSKSSEIKWKSGKDLTKRSSQTQNKASRKRQHEEPESFFTWFTDHSDAGADELGEVIKDDIWPNPLQYYLVPDMDDEEGEGEEDDDDDEEEEGLEDIDEEGG; via the exons ATGTCGGCGCCGGCGGCCAAAGTCACCAAGAAGGAGCTCAACTCCAACCACGACGGGGCCGACGAGATCTCCG ACAAAGAGCAACAGGAAGCAATTGAACATATTGATGAAGTACAGAATGAAATAGACAG ACTGAATGAACAAGCCAGTGAGGAAATTTTGAAAGTAGAACAGAAATACAACAAACTCCGCCAACCATTCTTCCAGAAGAGGTCAGAATTGATCGCCAAAATCCCCAACTTTTGGGTAACAACATTTGTCAACCATCCACAAG TATCTGCACTGCTGGGGGAAGAAGATGAGGAAGCACTGCATTATTTGATCAGAGTCGAGGTGACGGAGTTTGAGGACATCAAATCAGGTTACAGAATAGATTTT TATTTTGATGAGAATCCATATTTTGAAAACAAGATGCTCTCCAAAGAGTTTCATCTGAATGAAAGCGGAGACCCGTCATCCAAATCCAGTGAAATCAAATGGAAATCTGGGAAG GATCTGACAAAGCGCTCTAGCCAGACGCAGAACAAGGCCAGCAGAAAGCGGCAGCACGAAGAGCCGGAAAGCTTCTTCACCTGGTTCACCGACCATTCTGACGCGGGGGCCGACGAGCTGGGGGAGGTCATCAAAGATGACATTTGGCCAAATCCACTGCAGTACTACTTG GTACCCGATATGGATGACGAAGAAGGTGAGGGAGAAgaggacgacgacgacgacgaagAGGAGGAGGGCTTGGAGGACATTGATGAGGAAG GAGGATGA
- the SET gene encoding protein SET isoform X2: MSAPAAKVTKKELNSNHDGADEISDKEQQEAIEHIDEVQNEIDRLNEQASEEILKVEQKYNKLRQPFFQKRSELIAKIPNFWVTTFVNHPQVSALLGEEDEEALHYLIRVEVTEFEDIKSGYRIDFYFDENPYFENKMLSKEFHLNESGDPSSKSSEIKWKSGKDLTKRSSQTQNKASRKRQHEEPESFFTWFTDHSDAGADELGEVIKDDIWPNPLQYYLVPDMDDEEGEGEEDDDDDEEEEGLEDIDEEGDEDEGG; encoded by the exons ATGTCGGCGCCGGCGGCCAAAGTCACCAAGAAGGAGCTCAACTCCAACCACGACGGGGCCGACGAGATCTCCG ACAAAGAGCAACAGGAAGCAATTGAACATATTGATGAAGTACAGAATGAAATAGACAG ACTGAATGAACAAGCCAGTGAGGAAATTTTGAAAGTAGAACAGAAATACAACAAACTCCGCCAACCATTCTTCCAGAAGAGGTCAGAATTGATCGCCAAAATCCCCAACTTTTGGGTAACAACATTTGTCAACCATCCACAAG TATCTGCACTGCTGGGGGAAGAAGATGAGGAAGCACTGCATTATTTGATCAGAGTCGAGGTGACGGAGTTTGAGGACATCAAATCAGGTTACAGAATAGATTTT TATTTTGATGAGAATCCATATTTTGAAAACAAGATGCTCTCCAAAGAGTTTCATCTGAATGAAAGCGGAGACCCGTCATCCAAATCCAGTGAAATCAAATGGAAATCTGGGAAG GATCTGACAAAGCGCTCTAGCCAGACGCAGAACAAGGCCAGCAGAAAGCGGCAGCACGAAGAGCCGGAAAGCTTCTTCACCTGGTTCACCGACCATTCTGACGCGGGGGCCGACGAGCTGGGGGAGGTCATCAAAGATGACATTTGGCCAAATCCACTGCAGTACTACTTG GTACCCGATATGGATGACGAAGAAGGTGAGGGAGAAgaggacgacgacgacgacgaagAGGAGGAGGGCTTGGAGGACATTGATGAGGAAGGTGATGAAGATGAGG GAGGATGA
- the SET gene encoding protein SET isoform X1, protein MSAPAAKVTKKELNSNHDGADEISDKEQQEAIEHIDEVQNEIDRLNEQASEEILKVEQKYNKLRQPFFQKRSELIAKIPNFWVTTFVNHPQVSALLGEEDEEALHYLIRVEVTEFEDIKSGYRIDFYFDENPYFENKMLSKEFHLNESGDPSSKSSEIKWKSGKDLTKRSSQTQNKASRKRQHEEPESFFTWFTDHSDAGADELGEVIKDDIWPNPLQYYLVPDMDDEEGEGEEDDDDDEEEEGLEDIDEEGDEDEGEEDEDDDEGEEGEEDEGEDD, encoded by the exons ATGTCGGCGCCGGCGGCCAAAGTCACCAAGAAGGAGCTCAACTCCAACCACGACGGGGCCGACGAGATCTCCG ACAAAGAGCAACAGGAAGCAATTGAACATATTGATGAAGTACAGAATGAAATAGACAG ACTGAATGAACAAGCCAGTGAGGAAATTTTGAAAGTAGAACAGAAATACAACAAACTCCGCCAACCATTCTTCCAGAAGAGGTCAGAATTGATCGCCAAAATCCCCAACTTTTGGGTAACAACATTTGTCAACCATCCACAAG TATCTGCACTGCTGGGGGAAGAAGATGAGGAAGCACTGCATTATTTGATCAGAGTCGAGGTGACGGAGTTTGAGGACATCAAATCAGGTTACAGAATAGATTTT TATTTTGATGAGAATCCATATTTTGAAAACAAGATGCTCTCCAAAGAGTTTCATCTGAATGAAAGCGGAGACCCGTCATCCAAATCCAGTGAAATCAAATGGAAATCTGGGAAG GATCTGACAAAGCGCTCTAGCCAGACGCAGAACAAGGCCAGCAGAAAGCGGCAGCACGAAGAGCCGGAAAGCTTCTTCACCTGGTTCACCGACCATTCTGACGCGGGGGCCGACGAGCTGGGGGAGGTCATCAAAGATGACATTTGGCCAAATCCACTGCAGTACTACTTG GTACCCGATATGGATGACGAAGAAGGTGAGGGAGAAgaggacgacgacgacgacgaagAGGAGGAGGGCTTGGAGGACATTGATGAGGAAGGTGATGAAGATGAGGGtgaggaagatgaagatgatgatgagggAGAAGAAGGAGAG GAGGATGAAGGGGAAGATGACTGA